One part of the Raphanus sativus cultivar WK10039 chromosome 7, ASM80110v3, whole genome shotgun sequence genome encodes these proteins:
- the LOC108817536 gene encoding uncharacterized protein LOC108817536 isoform X2 → MHNGVSSFNHFVHELSVDSDTSSSDYSSGEESDGVLPASPSSQSSRLSWASASANPESHWTEWITFILWWLIFPVRILIWIPQYFLRLFSKRSARAPSSPRRNLRSPRPRLSKTMSSKDHDVPNRATDRRRGVIEDLHLAIEICIEAIFDFFHRATRMILSPSEAFAIMSSWFSSRSNSSEESHDDVSDDVNVQTATLGDTDPSLTERPTRLYNSMNTDTRTCKDVITELGYPYEAIRVVTSDGYVLLLERLPRRDARKAVYLQHGILDSSMGWVSNGVVGSPAFAAYDQGYDVYLGNFRGLVSRDHVNKNISSKEYWRYSINEHGTEDIPAMIEKIHEIKTSELKLSQPTIDEEINQEEPYKLCAVCHSLGGAGILMYVITRKIKEKPHRLSRLILLSPAGFHEDSNLIFTIVEYIFLFVSPVLACIVPAFYIPTRFFRMLLNKLARDFHNYPALGGLVQTLMSYVVGGDSSNWVGVLGTPHYNMNDMPAVSFGVAKHLAQIKHTGKFKMFDYGSRTANMEVYGSPEPLDLGESYEFIDVPVDLVAGKKDKVIRPSMVRKHYKVMRDAGVDVSFNEFEYAHLDFTFSHREELLTYVMSRLLLVEVTPSQQRQSSQKGMKLKKKKKEA, encoded by the exons ATGCACAA TGGGGTCTCTTCTTTCAATCACTTCGTTCATGAGCTCTCTGTGGATTCCGATACTTCCAGCTCCGACTATTCTTCCGgagaagagagtgatggtgtgTTGCCTGCTTCACCTTCTTCTCAAAGCTCACGCCTTTCTTGGGCTAGTGCTTCTGCTAATCCTGAAAGCCACTGGACTGAGTGGATTACCTTTATTCTCTGGTGGTTGATATTCCCTGTACGGATCTTGATATGGATACCTCAGTACTTCCTGCGTTTGTTCTCTAAGCGAAGTGCAAGAGCTCCTTCGAGCCCAAGAAGGAACCTGCGTTCACCTAGGCCTCGTCTTAGCAAGACTATGTCGAGCAAAGACCATGATGTTCCTAACAGAGCTACTGATAGAAGACGCGGAGTCATTGAG GATCTTCATCTCGCTATTGAGATCTGCATAGAAgcgatttttgatttttttcacagGGCTACGCGTATGATCCTTTCTCCGTCGGAAGCTTTTGCAATAATGTCATCATGGTTCTCTTCTCGCAGTAACAGTAGTGAAGAAAGCCATGATGACGTTTCAGATGATGTGAATGTGCAGACTGCCACTTTAGGAGATACTGATCCATCTCTTACGGAAAGGCCCACACGCTTATACAACTCTATGAACACAGATACTCGAACGTGTAAAGATGTCATCACAGAGCTGGG GTATCCTTACGAAGCTATTCGTGTTGTTACATCTGATGGATATGTTCTTCTCTTGGAAAGGTTACCAAG ACGTGATGCAAGGAAAGCTGTTTATCTACAACATGGGATATTGGATTCTTCAATGGG ATGGGTATCTAATGGAGTTGTCGGATCTCCAGCTTTTGCTGCGTATGACCAAG GCTATGATGTTTACTTGGGGAACTTCCGGGGTTTAGTTTCAAGAGATCATGTGAACAAGAACATATCCTCGAAAGA GTACTGGCGATACTCCATTAACGAGCATGGCACTGAGGATATCCCAGCGATGATAGAAAAAATCCACGAAATCAAAACTTCAGAACTAAAGCTCAGCCAGCCTACCATCGACGAGGAAATCAACCAGGAGGAGCCTTATAAGCTCTGTGCCGTCTGTCATAGCCTAGGTGGTGCTGGGATTCTCATGTACGTCATCACTCGCAAAATCAAGGAGAAGCCACACCGACTCTCAAGACTTATCCTCCTTTCACCTGCCGGCTTTCACGAGGACTCCAACTTAATTTTCACCATTGTTGAGTATATATTCCTTTTTGTGAGTCCTGTATTGGCTTGCATCGTTCCCGCCTTCTACATACCGACAAGATTCTTCAGGATGCTTCTGAACAAGCTAGCACGTGACTTCCACAATTATCCTGCTCTTGGTGGACTGGTCCAAACCCTGATGAGTTACGTAGTTGGTGGAGACAGCTCGAACTGGGTCGGGGTCTTGGGGACGCCTCACTACAACATGAACGATATGCCAGCTGTCTCCTTCGGTGTTGCGAAACATCTAGCTCAGATCAAACACACTGGTAAGTTCAAAATGTTTGATTACGGGAGCAGGACAGCTAACATGGAGGTTTACGGCTCTCCTGAACCGCTTGATCTAGGGGAGTCTTACGAGTTCATCGATGTGCCTGTTGATTTAGTAGCGGGGAAGAAAGACAAGGTGATTCGGCCTTCCATGGTGAGGAAACACTACAAGGTGATGAGAGATGCTGGGGTTGATGTGTCGTTTAATGAGTTCGAGTATGCTCACCTTGATTTCACATTCTCTCACCGGGAAGAGCTTTTGACGTATGTCATGTCGAGGCTGCTGCTTGTGGAAGTGACACCAAGTCAACAGAGGCAGAGCAGCCAGAAAGGTATgaaactgaagaagaagaaaaaggaggCATAG
- the LOC108814753 gene encoding uncharacterized protein LOC108814753, which translates to MSLTVSSGGRVARIHSTDLTDASRTPFSTFKLINFPYPSRTRLHVVSAAKNNSSQTGRFDSKKRRTLVPTTTKEQTEEQSSNIDGTPPSQIEIAGDGGDRFAVNTRFRGDPKDAPKFLLKDLPGLESDPFEGPQWDGLGFFVQYLWAFGIVFALISGAIAAGTYNEGATDFKETPVYKEAMESRDLLDEAEGSNSEDVFESNPTEVAPSVE; encoded by the exons atGTCTCTCACCGTGAGCAGCGGTGGCAGAGTCGCTAGGATCCACTCCACAGACCTCACCGATGCTTCTCGCACTCCCTTCTCCACCTTCAAACTCATAAACTTCCCTTACCCGTCAAGAACCCGTCTCCACGTGGTCTCCGCCGCCAAAAACAACTCCTCCCAAACCGGTCGGTTCGACAGCAAAAAACGTCGAACCCTCGTCCCGACAACAACCAAGGAACAGACGGAAGAACAAAGCAGCAACATCGACGGCACACCACCGTCTCAGATCGAAATCGCCGGCGACGGCGGAGATAGGTTCGCGGTGAACACTCGCTTCAGAGGTGATCCGAAAGACGCGCCCAAGTTCTTGCTTAAGGATCTTCCTGGGCTTGAATCTGATCCATTCGAAGGTCCCCAGTGGGATGGTTTAGGGTTCTTCGTTCAGTACTTGTGGGCTTTCGGAATCGTTTTCGCG tTAATCTCCGGTGCAATTGCGGCGGGGACGTATAACGAAGGTGCGACGGATTTCAAGGAGACGCCGGTTTATAAGGAGGCGATGGAGTCTCGCGACCTTCTGGATGAGGCGGAGGGTTCGAACTCGGAAGATGTTTTTGAGTCCAATCCGACAGAAGTGGCGCCTAGTGTGGAGTAG
- the LOC108817539 gene encoding uncharacterized protein LOC108817539 has protein sequence MWFTGGGGGGLRKLCRASAAVLENEMSSNSLLVRYMSRERAVNVRKINPKVSIQEAHIISTSLYDVFKKHGPLSVPNTWLRAQEAGVSGINSKTHMKLLLKWMRGRKMLKLICNQVGSSKKFFHTILPEDPQQVTPPVAATATENKKQTSKRRSK, from the exons atgtGGTTCaccggcggaggaggaggaggactaAGGAAGCTCTGTAGAGCCTCCGCGGCTGTTTTAGAGAATGAGATGAGCTCTAACTCTCTGTTGGTGAGATACATGTCGAGAGAACGAGCTGTAAACGTCAGAAAGATAAACCCTAAGGTTTCGATCCAAGAAGCTCACATCATCTCCACTTCTCTCTACGATGTCTTCAAGAAACATGGTCCTCTCTCCGTTCCCAACACTTGGCTCCGCGCCCAG GAAGCTGGGGTTAGTGGAATAAACAGCAAAACTCATATGAAGCTGTTGCTGAAATGGATGAGAGGCAGAAAGATGCTTAAGTTAATCTGCAACCAAGTTGGTTCTTCTAAGAAGTTTTTTCACACCATTTTACCTGAAGATCCTCAACAAGTGACACCACCAGTTGCTGCTACTGCGACTGAGAACAAGAAACAAACCTCAAAGAGGAGAAGCAAATAA
- the LOC108817536 gene encoding uncharacterized protein LOC108817536 isoform X1, whose protein sequence is MQRVVDNALAVTKESVKTVTYESLNNIARCINGVSALLLTLLPGNANILEGLHGWELRPTFRGPRLPRWMHNGVSSFNHFVHELSVDSDTSSSDYSSGEESDGVLPASPSSQSSRLSWASASANPESHWTEWITFILWWLIFPVRILIWIPQYFLRLFSKRSARAPSSPRRNLRSPRPRLSKTMSSKDHDVPNRATDRRRGVIEDLHLAIEICIEAIFDFFHRATRMILSPSEAFAIMSSWFSSRSNSSEESHDDVSDDVNVQTATLGDTDPSLTERPTRLYNSMNTDTRTCKDVITELGYPYEAIRVVTSDGYVLLLERLPRRDARKAVYLQHGILDSSMGWVSNGVVGSPAFAAYDQGYDVYLGNFRGLVSRDHVNKNISSKEYWRYSINEHGTEDIPAMIEKIHEIKTSELKLSQPTIDEEINQEEPYKLCAVCHSLGGAGILMYVITRKIKEKPHRLSRLILLSPAGFHEDSNLIFTIVEYIFLFVSPVLACIVPAFYIPTRFFRMLLNKLARDFHNYPALGGLVQTLMSYVVGGDSSNWVGVLGTPHYNMNDMPAVSFGVAKHLAQIKHTGKFKMFDYGSRTANMEVYGSPEPLDLGESYEFIDVPVDLVAGKKDKVIRPSMVRKHYKVMRDAGVDVSFNEFEYAHLDFTFSHREELLTYVMSRLLLVEVTPSQQRQSSQKGMKLKKKKKEA, encoded by the exons aTGCAACGGGTGGTAGATAACGCTCTCGCGGTAACCAAAGA GTCTGTGAAAACTGTAACATATGAGTCTTTGAACAACATTGCTAGATGCATTAACGGTGTCTCCGCTCTTCTCTTGACCCTCCTCCCTGGCAACGCTAATATCCTCGAAGGTCTCCATGGCTGGGAGCTCAGACCCACTTTCCGTGGTCCACGTTTACCTCGCTGGATGCACAA TGGGGTCTCTTCTTTCAATCACTTCGTTCATGAGCTCTCTGTGGATTCCGATACTTCCAGCTCCGACTATTCTTCCGgagaagagagtgatggtgtgTTGCCTGCTTCACCTTCTTCTCAAAGCTCACGCCTTTCTTGGGCTAGTGCTTCTGCTAATCCTGAAAGCCACTGGACTGAGTGGATTACCTTTATTCTCTGGTGGTTGATATTCCCTGTACGGATCTTGATATGGATACCTCAGTACTTCCTGCGTTTGTTCTCTAAGCGAAGTGCAAGAGCTCCTTCGAGCCCAAGAAGGAACCTGCGTTCACCTAGGCCTCGTCTTAGCAAGACTATGTCGAGCAAAGACCATGATGTTCCTAACAGAGCTACTGATAGAAGACGCGGAGTCATTGAG GATCTTCATCTCGCTATTGAGATCTGCATAGAAgcgatttttgatttttttcacagGGCTACGCGTATGATCCTTTCTCCGTCGGAAGCTTTTGCAATAATGTCATCATGGTTCTCTTCTCGCAGTAACAGTAGTGAAGAAAGCCATGATGACGTTTCAGATGATGTGAATGTGCAGACTGCCACTTTAGGAGATACTGATCCATCTCTTACGGAAAGGCCCACACGCTTATACAACTCTATGAACACAGATACTCGAACGTGTAAAGATGTCATCACAGAGCTGGG GTATCCTTACGAAGCTATTCGTGTTGTTACATCTGATGGATATGTTCTTCTCTTGGAAAGGTTACCAAG ACGTGATGCAAGGAAAGCTGTTTATCTACAACATGGGATATTGGATTCTTCAATGGG ATGGGTATCTAATGGAGTTGTCGGATCTCCAGCTTTTGCTGCGTATGACCAAG GCTATGATGTTTACTTGGGGAACTTCCGGGGTTTAGTTTCAAGAGATCATGTGAACAAGAACATATCCTCGAAAGA GTACTGGCGATACTCCATTAACGAGCATGGCACTGAGGATATCCCAGCGATGATAGAAAAAATCCACGAAATCAAAACTTCAGAACTAAAGCTCAGCCAGCCTACCATCGACGAGGAAATCAACCAGGAGGAGCCTTATAAGCTCTGTGCCGTCTGTCATAGCCTAGGTGGTGCTGGGATTCTCATGTACGTCATCACTCGCAAAATCAAGGAGAAGCCACACCGACTCTCAAGACTTATCCTCCTTTCACCTGCCGGCTTTCACGAGGACTCCAACTTAATTTTCACCATTGTTGAGTATATATTCCTTTTTGTGAGTCCTGTATTGGCTTGCATCGTTCCCGCCTTCTACATACCGACAAGATTCTTCAGGATGCTTCTGAACAAGCTAGCACGTGACTTCCACAATTATCCTGCTCTTGGTGGACTGGTCCAAACCCTGATGAGTTACGTAGTTGGTGGAGACAGCTCGAACTGGGTCGGGGTCTTGGGGACGCCTCACTACAACATGAACGATATGCCAGCTGTCTCCTTCGGTGTTGCGAAACATCTAGCTCAGATCAAACACACTGGTAAGTTCAAAATGTTTGATTACGGGAGCAGGACAGCTAACATGGAGGTTTACGGCTCTCCTGAACCGCTTGATCTAGGGGAGTCTTACGAGTTCATCGATGTGCCTGTTGATTTAGTAGCGGGGAAGAAAGACAAGGTGATTCGGCCTTCCATGGTGAGGAAACACTACAAGGTGATGAGAGATGCTGGGGTTGATGTGTCGTTTAATGAGTTCGAGTATGCTCACCTTGATTTCACATTCTCTCACCGGGAAGAGCTTTTGACGTATGTCATGTCGAGGCTGCTGCTTGTGGAAGTGACACCAAGTCAACAGAGGCAGAGCAGCCAGAAAGGTATgaaactgaagaagaagaaaaaggaggCATAG
- the LOC130497491 gene encoding flavonol 3-O-glucosyltransferase UGT89B1 translates to MTVNEENTVPTRTHVLIFPFPAQGHMIPLLDFTHRLALRGGAALKITVLVTPKNLPFLSPLLSAGLNIEALTLPFPSHPSIPSGVENVQDLPPSGFPTMIHALGGLHAPLLSWIASHPSPPVAVVSDFFLGWTQHLGIPRVEFSPSAAVTCSILNTLWIEMPTIGDDDEILEFPKIPNRWRYPWSQISSIYLSYVHGDPGWEFVRDSFRDNAASWGLVVNSFSDMESVYLEHLKKEMGHDRVWAVGPVLPVSEGNRGGPTSVSVDHVMSWLDAREDNHVVYVCFGSQVLLTKEQTLALASALEKSGVHFVWAVKEPAERDSTRGNILEGFEDRVAGRGLVIRGWAPQVAVLQHRAVGAFLTHCGWNSVVEAVVAGVLMLTWPMRADQYTDATLVVDELKVGVRACEGPDTVPDPDELARVFVDSVTGKETERIRAMKLREAALDAIQERGSSVKDIDGFIQHIVSLGQKK, encoded by the coding sequence ATGACGGTCAACGAGGAAAACACTGTTCCGACAAGAACACATGTCTTGATATTCCCATTTCCAGCGCAAGGCCACATGATTCCCCTCCTCGACTTCACCCACCGCCTCGCTCTCCGCGGCGGCGCCGCCTTGAAAATCACCGTCTTAGTCACTCCAAAGAACCTTCCTTTCCTCTCACCTCTCCTCTCCGCCGGACTCAACATCGAAGCTCTCACCCTCCCGTTCCCCTCCCACCCTTCCATCCCCTCCGGCGTCGAGAACGTCCAAGACCTCCCTCCTTCCGGCTTCCCCACCATGATCCACGCGCTCGGTGGTCTCCACGCGCCGCTTCTCTCATGGATCGCTTCTCACCCTTCCCCTCCTGTAGCCGTCGTCTCCGACTTCTTCCTTGGATGGACTCAACACCTCGGGATCCCTCGCGTCGAGTTCTCTCCTTCCGCCGCCGTCACTTGCTCCATCCTCAACACTCTTTGGATCGAGATGCCCACCATCGGAGACGACGATGAGATACTCGAGTTTCCGAAGATCCCGAACCGTTGGAGATACCCTTGGTCTCAGATCTCCTCGATCTACTTAAGTTACGTCCATGGAGATCCGGGTTGGGAGTTCGTGAGAGACTCGTTCAGAGACAACGCGGCGAGTTGGGGACTCGTCGTGAACTCTTTCTCAGACATGGAAAGTGTTTATCTCGAGCACCTTAAGAAAGAGATGGGCCATGATCGTGTATGGGCCGTAGGGCCAGTTCTTCCTGTGTCAGAGGGAAATCGTGGTGGTCCCACATCTGTATCTGTTGATCACGTGATGTCGTGGCTAGACGCACGTGAGGATAATCACGTGGTTTACGTGTGCTTCGGAAGTCAAGTTCTGTTGACTAAAGAGCAGACTCTTGCTCTCGCTTCTGCGCTTGAGAAGAGCGGCGTGCATTTCGTGTGGGCTGTCAAGGAGCCAGCGGAGAGAGACTCAACACGCGGCAACATCCTGGAGGGTTTCGAAGATCGTGTGGCTGGGAGGGGTCTGGTGATCAGAGGATGGGCCCCACAAGTGGCTGTGCTACAGCACAGAGCCGTGGGAGCGTTTCTAACGCATTGCGGTTGGAACTCCGTGGTGGAGGCGGTTGTCGCGGGCGTTCTGATGCTGACGTGGCCGATGCGAGCGGACCAGTATACAGACGCGACTCTGGTGGTGGACGAGTTGAAAGTGGGCGTGCGTGCCTGTGAAGGACCAGATACCGTGCCTGACCCGGATGAGTTAGctagagtttttgttgattccGTCACGGGGAAGGAAACGGAGAGGATCCGAGCCATGAAGCTGAGGGAAGCAGCGTTGGATGCGATCCAGGAACGTGGAAGCTCGGTTAAGGATATAGATGGATTCATCCAACATATCGTTAGCTTAGGGCAGAAGAAATGA